A genome region from Salvia splendens isolate huo1 chromosome 19, SspV2, whole genome shotgun sequence includes the following:
- the LOC121780203 gene encoding kinesin-like protein KIN-14J encodes MDPKSEIHPTEHREGALSEVCYGNISGRVEVSNGLAEGNGHFWDLPAFKIPELKLGDLEKVSTHSLFTIVKKILDDRIEKKDEDIPQRVASVLKLVVQEIEQRVLKQADNTRKQSRLHKSREDRYCSKIKVLETLATGTSEENEVVVTQLQQMKIEKAKIEENKKHEEQELIKLRKERGVCESQILSLNEKLTLAQISYEENILQLKSKAEESKDKLEKKILNIESLLTDSRKKVKELEDSSESKLMRWKRKEQRYRQFIDSKVVSVQELRLASDSIKQEFSKIKNVYAEEFYNFGLNLKGLVEAAENYHSVLDENRKLYNEVQDLKGNIRVYCRVRPFLSGQSAKQTTMQYLGENGELVVMNPSKPGKESHRLFKFNKVFGPASTQEEVFHDTQPLIRSVLDGYNVCIFAYGQTGSGKTYTMTGPNLTSVADWGVNYRALNDLFNISQRRHSSIAYEIAVQMVEIYNEQVRDLLCNDSFQKRLGIWNISQPNGLAVPDASLHPVKSTDDVLELMSVGLMNRAVGATALNERSSRSHSILTVHVRGTDLETNAVLRGCLHLVDLAGSERVDRSEATGDRLREAQHINKSLSALGDVIFALAQKNSHVPYRNSKLTQVLQSSLGGQAKTLMFVQLNPDVESYSETISTLKFAERVSGVELGAAQSNKESRGVRELMEQVTSLKNAVAKKDEEIGRLRSLKASGDGERGSLNSARCGSASPRRHSAGARPSPKVSQGKSSSEKVATDEENNSEYSDKHSEAGSQQSVDEFKHHKEFFQQSRLSVLDADRFPDDTSLNIDAVDGEKNPNDDIEILGLGEDDSEERLSDISDGVLSMGTETEGSINSIVEYTLFPDKSKLSRETAEKSCVPGKHLKPPTKQAQAGSARLSQSKSASKIPSYRRATTAATGGSSSAMKPSKKWH; translated from the exons ATGGATCCAAAGTCGGAGATTCATCCAACCGAACACAGGGAGGGTGCCTTAAGTGAAGTTTGTTATGGCAATATTTCTGGAAGAGTAGAAGTTTCTAATGGTCTTGCTGAAG GGAATGGGCATTTCTGGGACCTACCAGCTTTCAAGATTCCAGAATTGAAATTGGGTGATTTGGAG AAGGTCTCCACACACTCACTTTTCACTATTGTCAAAAAGATATTGGATGACAGAATTGAGAAAAAGGATGAGGACATTCCTCAG CGTGTCGCATCTGTGCTGAAACTAGTTGTGCAAGAAATTGAGCAGCGGGTTTTGAAACAAGCAGACAACACGAGGAAG CAAAGCCGTCTGCACAAGTCTCGTGAAGACAGGTATTGCTCCAAAATTAAAGTATTGGAAACACTTGCAACTGGAACTAGTGAAGAAAACGAG GTTGTTGTGACCCAGCTTCAACAGATGAAG ATTGAGAAGGCCAAAATTGAGGAGAATAAGAAGCATGAAGAGCAAGAATTAATTAAGCTGAGGAAAGAAAGGGGTGTCTGTGAGAGTCAAATTTTGTCACTAAACGAAAAACTCACATTAGCCCAAATCTCATATGAAGAGAATATCTTACAATTGAAGTCTAAGGCTGAGGAATCCAAAGATAAGCTGGAGAAGAAAATATTGAATATTGAGAGTCTTCTTACTGACTCAaggaagaaagtaaaagagCTTGAGGACTCTTCAGAATCAAAACTTATGCGatggaaaagaaaagaacagAGATACAGGCAGTTCATAGATTCTAAAGTTGTATCGGTGCAG GAATTAAGGTTGGCATCTGACTCCATAAAGCAAGAATTCTCGAAGATAAAAAATGTCTATGCTGAAGAATTTTATAACTTTG GATTAAATCTCAAAGGCTTGGTAGAAGCTGCTGAAAATTATCATAGTGTGCTTGATGAAAATCGGAAATTGTATAATGAGGTTCAAGATTTGAAAG GAAACATTAGAGTTTATTGTCGTGTAAGACCGTTCCTCTCTGGACAAAGTGCAAAACAAACAACCATGCAATACCTTGGTGAGAATGGAGAATTAGTTGTTATGAACCCCTCAAAACCTGGAAAAGAAAGTCATCGTCTATTCAAATTCAACAAGGTGTTTGGTCCTGCATCCACTCAAG AGGAGGTATTTCACGATACTCAACCACTAATCAGGTCTGTCCTTGATGGGTACAATGTTTGCATCTTTGCTTATGGCCAAACTGGTTCTGGGAAAACTTATACAATG ACTGGACCTAATTTGACATCAGTTGCGGATTGGGGAGTCAACTATAGGGCTCTGAATGATCTTTTCAATATCTCTCAGAGAAGACATAGCTCCATTGCTTATGAGATTGCTGTCCAAATGGTAGAAATTTATAATGAGCAAGTGCGTGACTTACTCTGCAATGACAGCTTTCAAAAGAG ACTTGGAATATGGAACATTTCCCAACCAAATGGGTTAGCTGTGCCCGATGCTAGCTTGCATCCTGTAAAATCAACTGATGATGTATTAGAACTGATGAGTGTTGGATTAATGAATCGGGCGGTAGGTGCTACTGCTTTAAATGAAAGAAGCAGCCGATCTCACAG CATACTCACTGTTCATGTCCGAGGGACAGATTTGGAGACCAATGCTGTTCTACGTGGTTGTCTTCATTTAGTTGATCTGGCTGGCAGCGAAAGGGTTGATCGATCTGAAGCAACAGGCGACAGGTTGCGTGAAGCACAACACATCAACAAGTCTCTATCGGCCTTGGGAGATGTGATCTTTGCACTTGCACAAAAAAATTCTCATGTACCATACAGGAATAGCAAATTAACTCAAGTTCTACAAAGTTCTTTAG GTGGCCAAGCAAAGACTCTTATGTTTGTTCAACTTAATCCTGATGTAGAGTCCTACTCAGAGACTATAAGTACACTGAAGTTTGCTGAGAGAGTTTCTGGTGTTGAATTGGGTGCTGCTCAAAGTAATAAGGAGAGCAGGGGTGTCAGAGAACTTATGGAACAG GTAACTTCTCTAAAGAATGCTGTTGCAAAGAAGGATGAAGAAATAGGGCGGTTACGGTCACTCAAAGCTAGTGGAGATGGTGAAAGAGGTAGTTTGAACTCAGCAAGGTGTGGCTCTGCCTCTCCAAGAAGACACTCTGCAGGAGCACGGCCAAGCCCAAAAGTTTCACAAGGGAaaagttcttccgagaaggttGCTACAGATGAGGAAAATAACTCCGAGTATAGTGATAAGCATTCAGAGGCTGGTTCTCAGCAATCAGTTGATGAATTTAAGCACCACAAAGAATTCTTTCAACAATCACGACTCTCTGTTCTAGATGCTGACAGATTTCCGGACGACACTAGTTTAAATATTGATGCAGTGGATGGAGAAAAGAATCCCAACGATGATATAGAGATTCTGGGGTTAGGAGAGGATGACTCTGAAGAGAGACTTAGTGACATATCAGATGGGGTTCTTTCTATGGGAACCGAAACTGAGGGTTCAATTAACAGTATAGTTGAGTACACCCTTTTCCCCGATAAATCAAAGCTATCTAGAGagacagctgaaaa ATCATGTGTGCCTGGTAAACATCTGAAACCACCAACGAAGCAGGCTCAAGCAGGATCTGCTCGATTGTCTCAGAGCAAGAGCGCCTCCAAAATTCCAA GCTACAGAAGAGCCACCACGGCTGCAACGGGTGGCAGTTCTTCAGCTATGAAACCTTCCAAGAAATGGCATTAA
- the LOC121779464 gene encoding uncharacterized protein LOC121779464, whose product MELDFDKYCVVDGSPTTVLPAPRRRSRKSSSKLKCGNELLSLNEEFTDIGFNRYRSASCRDAPKIPREGRHQLLKRGSVYQSSKEVGLLRRNEDVVPRKKIEFSRGSSSAFSVGIIDSLCSLDKESPLVERGMPLSEQSTSSSSCKNRQELHSRNSIHRSLDPIHETIPLKKSSSSCKSKKQSEFEVDKTDDDKSSLGRDKAVGNLHKSLSAKLDLPHSPAHSDTDGSKASSPRGRLHPVLKMFDHFDKSKSHRSPLNCAKETRFEAVDKRDIGVNCNETVCRSLLTDISDKAHSVGVGSIPQLQKKGIHNSLPPSTPAHLRGLLKMEWKQGMLFFEFSVNSPEDVYVAKMCKVDNPLSWAYTFHSLHHRRRSSSNAWGLRENSKESSMVGQMLVSCYTCTELKGAGAYNDSMVTEFVLHDVSHLRMSVSSQDSSCCSPDLTKPPIVSDEVSSRCDGEKHETPAKTRKSKNSRDNGHCESSQPVAATELHPGLEIAAIIMQVPFEKRESLKFKSGDRQMDKPLLNLLDLCQLEQENDDSLTNTSNPGKLHVVIPAGNHSLPSTPSRGPTPLLDRWKLGGGCDCGGWDMACPLNVCGNPNLQISEGQPLFDTHHSPQLFIQGRKDKEPAFTMRAIEDGKYVVDFHAQLSSLQAFSICVALLHAAEASTGAGRERSEQMLQSDSLRVFAEEEMKHLIDTISEEKFKAGKMEDALPSSFALNPPFSPIARV is encoded by the exons ATGGAATTAGACTTCGACAAATATTGTGTTGTAGATGGGAGTCCTACTACCGTACTTCCAGCTCCACGACGTCGATCTAGGAAATCGAGCAGTAAGCTCAAGTGTGGGAATGAGCTGCTCAGCCTCAATGAAGAGTTCACTGATATTGGGTTTAACCGTTACCGTAGTGCATCGTGTAGAGATGCCCCAAAAATCCCTCGGGAAGGTCGGCATCAACTGCTGAAGCGGGGCTCAGTTTATCAGAGCTCCAAAGAAGTGGGATTGCTGAGGAGAAATGAGGATGTTGTTCCAAGGAAAAAGATTGAGTTTTCAAGAGGGAGTTCATCTGCATTCTCTGTTGGAATCATTGATTCCTTATGTAGTTTGGATAAAGAAAGTCCCTTAGTAGAACGGGGCATGCCCCTCTCTGAACAAAGTACTAGTAGCTCCTCTTGTAAGAACCGGCAAGAGTTGCACTCTCGGAACTCAATACATCGATCTTTAGATCCTATTCATGAAACAATACCCTTAAAGAAGTCTTCGTCCTCGTGTAAAAGCAAGAAGCAATCTGAATTTGAAGTTGATAAAACGGATGATGATAAGAGTTCTCTAGGGCGGGATAAGGCAGTTGGCAATCTGCACAAGTCATTATCTGCGAAATTGGATTTGCCTCATTCGCCTGCTCATTCAGATACCGATGGCTCAAAAGCAAGCAGTCCGAGGGGCCGGCTTCATCCTGTCCTAAAAATGTTTGATCATTTTGATAAATCCAAATCTCATAGAAGTCCTTTAAATTGTGCCAAGGAAACTAGGTTTGAGGCAGTTGACAAGAGGGACATTGGTGTGAATTGCAACGAAACCGTTTGTAGATCGTTGCTGACTGATATATCAGACAAGGCACACAGTGTTGGAGTTGGAAGTATCCCTCAGCTTCAAAAGAAAGGCATTCATAACTCACTTCCCCCGTCCACTCCTGCACACCTTCGAGGCCTTCTCAAGATGGAATGGAAGCAAGGGATGCTGTTCTTCGAGTTCTCAGTGAATTCACCAGAAGATGTCTACGTTGCAAAGATGTGCAAGGTGGATAACCCTCTATCTTGGGCCTACACGTTCCACTCGCTTCATCACAGAAGGAGGAGTAGTTCTAATGCTTGGGGATTGAGAGAAAACAGCAAAGAATCATCTATGGTCGGGCAAATGCTAGTGTCATGCTATACATGTACGGAACTGAAAGGTGCTGGAGCTTATAACGATTCTATGGTCACAGAGTTTGTGTTGCACGACGTTTCCCATTTGAGAATGAGTGTTTCCTCCCAAGATAGCTCTTGTTGCTCGCCTGACCTCACTAAACCACCCATAGTTTCTGATGAGGTATCATCCCGGTGTGATGGCGAGAAGCATGAAACACCGGCCAAGACAAGGAAATCCAAGAATTCACGCGACAATGGTCACTGTGAATCTTCTCAACCCGTGGCAGCAACTGAACTGCATCCAGGGCTAGAAATCGCAGCAATCATTATGCAAGTTCCATTTGAGAAGAGAGAGAGTCTCAAATTCAAGAGTGGGGATAGGCAGATGGACAAGCCACTCTTGAACTTGCTAGATCTTTGTCAGCTTGAGCAGGAGAATGACGACTCCTTAACCAACACTTCAAATCCCGGGAAGCTGCACGTTGTGATCCCAGCAGGAAATCACAGCTTGCCAAGTACTCCAAGCCGTGGCCCTACGCCATTGCTTGATCGATGGAAGCTAGGCGGAGGGTGTGATTGTGGTGGATGGGACATGGCATGCCCCCTCAACGTATGTGGAAACCCTAATCTTCAGATTTCCGAGGGCCAGCCCCTCTTTGACACTCACCATTCACCACAACTTTTTATTCAG GGAAGGAAAGATAAAGAACCGGCTTTCACAATGAGGGCAATCGAGGATGGGAAATACGTTGTTGATTTTCATGCACAGTTGTCCTCTCTGCAAGCATTCTCCATCTGTGTTGCTCTTCTGCATGCTGCAGAAGCCTCCACCGGTGCTGGACGGGAGAGGAGCGAGCAAATGCTGCAGAGCGACTCGCTGAGGGTATTCGCGGAAGAGGAGATGAAACATCTCATAGACACAATATCAGAGGAGAAGTTCAAGGCTGGCAAGATGGAAGATGCCTTGCCATCATCGTTCGCGCTGAATCCACCATTCTCTCCAATTGCTCGTGTATAG